The Apostichopus japonicus isolate 1M-3 chromosome 12, ASM3797524v1, whole genome shotgun sequence sequence TGGGGAGGTTCGCCGGTCCAAAGCTGGTGGACCAAACCTACgcatccctcctacagtgtaccTATTGgtcgtttttgttgttgttttgctaCATTAtttcagacaaccaaaatttgttgtttGGACATCTAGACAGTAAAGCCTGGTTGTCTTCCAACCAGAAAAAAGGTACTTAAATCTTTGCCCTGACTTGCATTTTTTAAGATTGGGATGTTGATCTTCTATGGTTGATTGGAACTGATTGTGCGCattgaaacaaacagaaaaccagAAACGAAACATTGGATTCATTGCAGCCTCAAATGTTACAACAAGACTTACTTTGGATCACTGCGTGACATTAAATTGAAGTTTCTTTCTCTTAAATACTgaaatgacaaatattttaaGTGTCCTAATACCCAACTATAAATTTTGTCAAAGATGTTACTATTTTGTTTGTAAAGGGAGATTTAGTTCAAGAGAGAAAGGTGTATCCATTTTGCAAAATGTAATCTGGTTACAATTTGGTTTGTTTTACTCACTTAATGGTTTGTGTGTTTAAACTTGTTCCAAGAAGTTTACTGTTTCTTCTACATTTATATATCTTTGTCTTACCAGTTTATTCGTAGTACAGATAGAACTTAATACTGCACTGCGTGTTATCACAAAAACTATATTTGGATAAACGGCAGTCAGTTCTTGTTTATGTCATATAAACCGTACGAACAATGACTGGATGTATCAGAATTTtatctgttttttcttctctagGGCGAGAATGTGAGTTATTTTGTGGTGGACTGTCGACCAGCCGATCAATATAATAAGAGTCATCTTGCCACTGCCTTTCATCTGGATTCTAACCTGGTAGGTATAAACCTAATGACTGAAAAATATGCATTTGGAGTAAACAGTTTGCCCAACAAAACATGATTGATGTTTCACTGTATTGTTACTGATACTCCACGTAagtttggtttgatttttggACACAGGTGCCTTCCATTGGTTGTACCTTTAACAGGCAGTCACCCTGCATGTTGCAATGTGAGTACTATCTGCCATAAAGAGTACCATATAACAGAGTACCCTATAAAGATTACTCTACTCTATTGTTATACCTTTAATGGGAGTCACCCTGCACTATGCAATGTGACAATGAGTACCCATCTGCCATAAAGAGTACCATATAACAGAGTACCCTATAAAGAGTACTCTACTctattttgtaaacaaacagATGTTGCAGCAACCCCAAGAATTTGCCAGTGCCGTTAAAGCGTTATTCACAGCGCAGAAACAGTCGATAGATGCTGAATCCCAAGCGGCGGGCGAGCATCTCTGCTTCCTGGGAACAGGACAAGAGGAGGAGGACCAGTACCTTCACATGGTGGTCGCAAATTTCCTCCAGGTGAGACGAGATCGATGGACTCTGTCGTCATGTAGATAATAGTGAGAAGGAGAGGAAACCATGGGAACAACAAAAATTATGTAGCTTTGTGTATTTCTCCACTCATTTTGctttaaacatttacaagtgAGGAAACTACATAAGAAGGAAAGATTTAGGAAACTTTAATAGTCGAATATATACAAGAATTATATTTTGATGATATATCCATTTCTCTTTGTTggtaaccatggcaacaaaGAAATATGTAGCTTGTGTATTCTCCTATCAGTTTGATGTAATCATTAACAAGTGGGAAAACTAAAAAGGACGAAACAATTAGCAAACTTTAACAGTCGAAAATGTACTAGAAATTTATTTGATGATACATCCATTGCTCTTTGTTGGTTATCATGGCAACAAGAAAATTATGTAGCTTTGTGTATTTCTCCTATCATTTTGCTGTTTTCATACTGTAATCATTTGCAAGAATTATGTTTTGATGATATATTAATTTGTCTTCGCTGTTCTAAAGAGCTTCAATTTGTCTTCGCTGTTCTAAAGAGCTTCAATTTCTCCTCTTGTTATTTCCAGAAAAAGACACAATATGTTAGTATAGTATGTGGAGGATATGCTGGTAAGTACACCGACTCAATAACACTGCCATACTCAAACCCGAGTAGTGCTCTTTGTCTAGTAATGTTAGTGGAGTATGTTGTGCATGCCCCAATAATCCAGTTTTACATTCTTGTGTCAGCCAAACCATTAACATGAGTTGCTGCTTGTTATATTTTCATGATACGCTCTtggaaagagaagaaaagaaactcCAGACAGAAAAAACTTTATGTTCTAACTATTCTAATATTAACTTGTAACATTATCAGTCCAGTAAGACATTTGAGCTGTATGACGTCTCGAATCTAAGATCTTAATTTGTAGAACAGCCATCCGATGACTTAAACGGGCATGGTGCCGGCGTTTAACTATAACTATATTTCAGTTAAAGGGGTAGACAACTCTGGGAACGCAGTGGTTGAGCCGAAGACACACCTAGGGCAGCTGAAATCATTACTGGTAATGTTTAAGAGGTGGATGAGATACAAAAGGTTGTTAACATATGATTTCATGGGAGGATTTTAATGGAATTGTAACAATTATGGAATCAAGTGGATCTCAGGCAATTGTAAGAGGTTAAAAAAGTGTGGAAAACAGAAATTCAGAATGcaaatttaataaaacaaacttaaaagacAAAGTAGTGAAAGTGTACTACTTAAAGAAACTATCAAAACATTCTACATAACATTCTATTACTATCAAGATTATTTTACTAATCCCAggtgttcttttttttccttagcCTTACTCAAGTTGCTGGAGAAGGAATCAGAGCAGATTTTAAAGTCTTGTATCGTAAGACAGCCTGATGCAGCAGGCTCTGATGATAGTGGAACATTCTCCATCAGCTCTCAAGTAAGATAGCCAGGGTTTCCCCAAATCTCCCCCTACGTAATTATTACCGTGTCAAGTAGTAGAAAACGAGTTTAATAGGCTGCAAATCTGACCTGTCTGTTCTTGGAAGCAAGGGTGCACTGTCATGGGTCACAGTCACGACCTAGTGATGTCGCTAGTAATCGTTGCAAATATTAGCCATTAGTGACAGCATCAACAGTGTATCTGTACCTGATTGCACAAGGGGGTGGTTTGGCTAGAGATAAAGTAACTTGTATAAATGTCTTTTCACAAAACGGTGCTCACTGTCTGCAAGTACAGAATGTAATATTTATTTCCCCGCTCATATTGGTTCCTTTCTCGTTTCTTAGTTTGGGGATTCTCCTCAGAAACTCTCAGAGAAGGGTGCTGCTCTGATGGGGCGATTCACCAACACTCTGAAAACAAAGGGAGGATTCATGAAGGACAGAATGGTAGAGTTTATTAAGAACGAAGCAGTGGAAGAAGAGAGGCAAGTGTgaagaataaatacatttatagtTGTAATCAATTGATGTAGAAGAATTTATATCAAGGGTGGTGTTTGGGGATTCAGGCATCATTATGTAAGTTCTTGTTTGATACTGCCAGTGCTTGTATATTCCTGTTTCATACTGTGGTTGCTGTTAATGCTCGTGTTTGATAGGTTCCTGTATCTAACAGAACATCATTTCCTTGATACAGGCAtctgttcctgtttgatactgtcattgtttgtatgttcctgtttgatacagGCATCATTATGTGTGTTCAATCATTCTGTCTTTGTTtgtatgttcctgtttgatacagGCACCATTATGtgtgttcctgtttgatactgtcattgtttgtatgttcctgtttgatgCAGGCATCATTGTGCATGTTCCTGTTTCATTCTGTCATTGTTTgcatgttcctgtttgatacaaGCATCATTACGTGTGTTCCTGTTTCATTCTGTCATTGTTtatatgttcctgtttgatacagGCATCATTGTGCATCTTCCTGTTTCATTCTGTCAATGCTTGTATGTTCCTGTTTCATACAGGCATCATTGTGTATATATGTTCATATTGTGTGAATCTTCAAGCTCATCCAAACCCTGATTTCTGTGTTACTCATCTTGTCCATCGTCTACATTGTTGCAGATATTCTGTTATCATTTAGAGTTATTATGAGAAGCTATATACAGGTACTATCAAAGAGCTGTGGGCAATTTTGCGTAGTTGAAAATACTCCGTTAACTGCTCCCTAGTTCCCCACTACACTAATATCTGATAGGTCTAAGTTAAATCTACTGTTTGTATCATCCATGCAGGCACGTTAGAAGTGAAGATACAGGGACGAGGTATCGCAACATGCAGTCCGTATTCACAATAGCAGATGACGATGAAGAAGGAGGTCAGTAGCGTATGATTAATTCCCAAGGCTCGTTAACATGTGCTAATGAATAATTTAACGAGGGAAGAAATGTCGCACACAATTATCCACATCAAGGCTAGAAAGTATCCAGAAGAAATGTTCTTATTTGTTTGTGTAGGATGTACGTAAAGGAAGTGTGTGTAATTGTGTTCACGGAAATGCACTTTCTATACGATATATCCTACAATTAAGCTTAGCTGTGATAACAAGGTGAATgtattacaagaggtgaaaaagttttggttagtaaaatttatttttaagtaaaatgaatcTATGCAATTTTACTACTGAATATAACAGGGTAATACATCATTTACAGTTGTACATGAGGGATTTCACAATGATGTCAAGTAGACTGTGTCACTTTCTCATCAGAAGGTAGTCAAATATTTCCAGATGTACTAGTCTTTCAGGGAGTAAAGAAGTTTAGGAAGAGTTGCAGATTTACAGAACCAAATAAATGAGCAACACAAGACAATAATATTTACAAGCGTCATGTTTGTTCGAACGTTTTCGAAGATATCTCATCTTCCTCCTCAGGTAGAGTTGgctttaaaaatatatagttcCATAAGTCTGTAGCCATTTCGTGATAACATATTGATAAATgtagcaaagtttaaaataCATTGAGTAGGTAGGAGGATCCATGTTGGAATCGCTGACTAATCTCAAAGTCTGAGTTGCCAGTTGCTATAACATGAAAATTGTTTATGCTGCTTTCGGTCTTACAATCTCTGTACTGGTTTATATGTTCAAAGATGGCAGATTTCCCAGAAAGATGCTCCTTGACTCTCACAGCTAAATGCCTCTTGGTCTAACCAATGTAAGCCTGATTCCTGTCACAAGAACCTTCGAATGAATAAATGACATTAGCTCTGAGTGCCATAGGAGTCATATCCTTCAGGGAAAAATAATTGCCAACTCTGAAAGTTTATGAATACAACAAAGCACTTCTTATTGATGCATTTAAGATGATTACTTAGAGACTTTTTCAGGGAGTAATTTATGATATTAATTTAATGCTAACTATCAGGGTGCACTAACATATTCTACGCCTATTGTCTCGTAGAGGATAGcgaaatatttcaatatatactctctctctctctctatatatgtatatatgaattaGGGGGTAATGAAGTAATTCAATATCCAAGTGTCCATCAGAGAAAAGTGTGATATTTTACTATCTGCTATCTCTTATGGGGTGGTGAACTACAAAGCTTACTATATCAGGGTGTAAACCAGGGATATTTAATCATGTGAATATCTACAGATTATCAATGGGGAGACTTACAGGCAGCGATATATTACTCTACCAGCTAATGTTGAGATACTCCAGTCTCTCAATATCAGCAGGCAGTGAAATATATCAGTGTCTATATCAGGGATATTTAATCATGTGAATATCTACAGACTATCAATGGGGAGACTTACAGGCAGCGATATATTACTCTACCAGCTAATGTTGAGATACTCCAGTCTCTCAATATCAGCAGGCATTGAAATATATCAGTGTCTATACCAGGGATATGTAATCATGTGAATATCTACAGACTATCAATGGGGAGACTTACAGACAGCGATATATTATTCTACCAGTTAATGTTGAGATACTCCAGTCTCTCAATATCAGCAGGCAGTGAAATACATCAGTGTCTATATCAGGGATATTTAATCATGTGAATATCTACAGATTATCAATGGGGAGACTTACAGGCAGCGATATATTACTCTACCAGTTCATGTTGAGATACTCCAGTCTCTCAATATCAGCAGGCAGTGAAATACATCAGTGTCTATATCAGGGATATTTAATCATGTGAATATCTACAGACTATCAATGGGGAGACTTACAGGCAGCGATATATTACTCTACCAGTTAATGTTGAGATACTCCAGTCTCTCAATATCAGCAGGCAGTGAAATACATCAGTGTCTATATCAGGGATATTTAATCATGTGAATATCTACAGACTATCAATGGGGAGACTTACAGACAGTGATATATTACTCTACCAGTTCATGTTGAGATACTCCAGTCTCTCAATATCAGCAGGCAGTGAAATATATCAGTGTCTATATCAGGGATATTTAATCATGTGAATATCTACAGACTATCAATGGGGAGACTTACAGACAGTGATATATTACTCTACCAGTTAATGTTGAGATACTCCAGTCTCTCAATATCAGCAGGCAGTGAAATACATCAGTGTCTATATCAGGGATATTTAATCATGTGAATATCAACAGATTATCAATGGGGAGACTTACAGGCAGCGATATATTACTCTACCAGTTCATGTTGAGATACTCCAGTCTCTCAATATCAGCAGGCAGTGAAATACATCAGTGTCTATATCAGGGATATTTAATCATGTGAATATCTACAGACTATCAATGGGGAGACTTACAGACAGTGATATATTACTCTACCAGTTAATGTTGAGATACTCCAGTCTCTTAATATCAGCAGGCAGTGAAATATATCAGTGTCTATATCAGGGATATTTAATCATGTGAATATCTACAGACTATCAATGGGGAGACTTACAGACAGCGATATATTATTCTACCAGTTAATGTTGAGATACTCCAGTCTCTCAATATCAGCAGGCAGTGAAATACATCAGTGTCTATACCATGGATTCTGCAAACAGTTTTAAGAATCTAAATTAAAGGATAGTGGAGTATTTCAGGAGCTACCGTATACCAGGAGAAGAGTAAAAATCTCTCAATCTCAACCTTTTTATAGTAAACtgtcttttctatttttctccTACTTCAGATAACGTAAGCGGTGGCAATTTATCCTCCGACGAGGAGAGACGGGAATTGGTTAATACTGACGTCTGGCTGAATAAACCTGATGTTCTTAAATATTTCAAGTGTCAGGAGGTCAAAGCCAGTGGGCATACCTATCCTGGGTAAGTGTTCCTCCTCCTACAGTGGTTACTTTAATGTGACAGTACTCATTAATAACACTAAAAGTATGCAGCAGTGATTGATAAGCACCTCACCTCGTATATGTGAGAAACTTGCTTCAGTGTCTTATCTAAGCATGCATTGGTGGTGCCGTAGTAAATTGAATATCGAAAAAATCTGCTCGTACCTTACTGAGTGCCATTAAAACCATGTTTTCCTTGGGTAGGACGCGAAACCAAATTCATACTGACAGAGGTGGGGAATAGTAAAAACCTTGTTCAAAGATGATTACTTAACCTTACCTTTGGTTATGGGTAAAAGCTGTTGAATCTTGTTAGTTTGACTTCATACCACATCCAACATAACGGTTGATATTTTACAGCCTTGTTTAGCATCTCGTTTCACCATACGGTATATTAGGGTCAATGTTTTACAGCCTTACTTAGATCCGCATTTTACACAATACCTAACATGAAGATTGAAGTTATACAATCTTGCCTAGTTTCAATGTATGTTACAGTTTCCCTACTGGAGCGGCTGAAAACAGACTAAATGTTATCAGTAGCAGTCTAAAGAACACTGCCCAACTATCCACAATTCTCCACATATGAGTCAAGTCAGGTCTTGATCAATATGGCAGTGTGTTGCAGGCTTTAAAATCTTAACACCTTAACGTAGTATTTTAGCATACTTTCACTTACGGTTGAACCCTTCGAACCGTATGAAGTGTCACTTCAAACGATTGTCTCCAACACCCTTATAAAGCCCTCTTTACATAAGCATGTACTTTCCGATTTCTATTGTTCTCCATATGAAAGTATCATATGGAACTATGAAACTTCCCATAAATGTTACCTTTCATAATTACAAAGGTGATCATGAAAGTGTCATATTTTTGTGGCATCTCTGTATGATGTAAACTGTATGTTCCCAATAAGACTCAACATTTTTGAGTTTCAGTATTAACAAGATATGAGTGTGaattatttttgtcatttttagaatgcaatatttttaggctgttttatttttaagctgttttaattttaagttgtaatattttatgcgattttgtgaagtgctttgagatcattctttgatgtaaagccctatataagaataaattattattattattatttgaaataattttgttaGTCTCAGTCTTCCGTCAGCCATACATTGCCCGGCTATTGTGCCCAATTTTTGACCTACATGTTTCTACGTTGCATACCTACATTTGTCATACTTTTTTCATTTAAGTATACGACTACCCCATGATAATAAATTTAATAGCATTACCGTGCAGCTTGGCTATCTTCAGATTGAAAACTTAACCACTTTCTTAGACAATCTGTTAACCTACTTCCTGAGACCAATGCTATGTCACATGATGACACATTGTACAACAACTCCAAGTTATGCATGCATAGAAATTAAAACTTCAGTTAtactttcaaatttatttaatcaatttttttttttttttttttttaaatcatttccAGTCATCTGCTCTTGACGTGCAGCCACATCTACATTCTCCGAGAAGCAAAAGATCGTAAAACTTTTTCCTATATAATGGCACGGAGACCATTACGCGAGGTGGTACGCATCACCTCCAAGAAGCGGTGTGCCGAACTGATCACATTCAGGTACGGACGTGTTAACAAGAACAACGAAACTATTGTGTATGCCATCGATCGGTTGTACTTACCCGAGGCACCTGACGCGACAAAACTTATCAAACAACAGATAGTGACTTGTATAGAAGGTCCCGAGGCCATCCGTAAAATAGATCGGAGGGAGGAACAGGCCTTGGAAGAAgcaaatatgaaagaaaaggaGGAAGATGCAACTGTTTCAGAAGAAAAACCTCCTCAGGAAGTTAAAGAGGAGGATCAGGAGAAGGAGGAAGAGAAGGAGGACGAGGAGAAACCAGAAGAAGCGGAGGAAGTAATAGAAGACAAAGAGGAGAAGGTGAAAGACGAATTAGAAACGATCGAATCGGAGCAATCTTGATCGGTGCGGGATTTGCAACAAATCATATAAGAAACTGGGAAAGACTGGGCCAGAAAGACcaatgaaaaaaaatttgatAGAACAGCTTTGAGATCTAACAGAGGTGATTTATTGAATAGCTGCTGAGAGATATCCTCTGAATCAGCCATCTTCACAGAAGTCATTGTTAACACAGAGAGAGATTGATTTCTGTACCAGACAAAATGCAGTGTTAACGGAAGTCATTGTTAGACATGTTTCATCTTTCAGCCACAAACATCTAACACTACAGCTGTAGAATACACAAGTTTTGTCTACCCTAAGAAGGCTAAGAtatgatatgtatgtattttcagatcctcctgcaagcaggaactcgcgaagaagccatcattggctcatcaaagccgcaagctgaccgaagtcagtctcttagattcatattttaaagtccatgattatgaattgtcaattgtgaacaactctgtaactggatgacagacattaatcttggagtgactcgaaccagggaccttatgatatTGTCTGTGTGTGAAGGGGTCTTCTGAAAGAGCAGCCGTCCTAGTCTTTAGAAGGCATCTTGATATTTCACATTGTCACCCATGTAGAGTATCGATGGTGTGGTCAGGACACAGGGTAATATTGCCACGAGGCAGGATTAGTAGCAGAGCCAGGATATTTTAACAAGGGAAGGGTATCACACCTGATATTTCACCACTTTATTTGTCTTATAGTCAATGTTAGGCATGTTTCGTTTACTTCTTTCACCACTCTTTGTTCAAGAGCATCTTAGCTCAGCAGCATCCCATGTAAGCTGGTAGCATTGATATTTAGACATAGGCCTAGAGCTACTTGCATTgctattgtatgtatgtatgtttttttaagatcctcctgcaagcaggaactcgcaaagatgcctcattggcttatcaaggccgcaagctgaccaaagtcagtctcttacattgatatttaacgtccatgattatgaatcgtccattttcaacaactctgtaactggacaacatacgtTAATCTTGCAGTGACTCTGGACCTTATGAATGAATGCATTGCTATTAAAACTATTCGGAGATGTTTGTCTCATGCATATTCAGAGAAATGTACAGCCCTACATAGAAGTAATAAGCACACTTGCTTTTGGCAAAGGTAATGTAAAAGTTTTGAACAGGTAGACTTACCACTGTAGACAGTGTTGTCATCTGTGTGCAGTTGATACTCAGAGAAGAGGTCTGATTAACCATTGGGTTTTATTATAAATCATTAGCATAAACAGTGGTGCATTAGTAGTGAATTAAATCACAACTCTGGTGATCTCCAAGGGGGCCAGTGGCAATAAAGGACTCATACTGGACAGATTTAAGGAGTCCAGTAAATATATGCCGAAGAGTTTTAGGGGTGAGAATATCTGCAATCCTGTGAACGGTGTTTAGCATCCCATCGCTCAAATCCCTGACATGAATGGTAAATTGCAAGTGGCTGAAAACTCAAAATTCAACAGGTATATTGACTTTGCTGTGAACCACACATATCATCTAAATTGGTATTTCTTAACCAGGGGTCTTTGTCACCCCTGGGGGTGTTGAAGCTCATGAAGGAACCTGGGGTCTATGTCACCCCTGGGGGTTTTGAAGATCATGTAGGAACCGGGTGTCTTTGTCACCCCTAGGGGTGTTGAAGCTCAGAAAGGATTCTAGCAGATCTGAAAACAAGCATAAACAACAAAGACACCCCACAGACACTAAAGAGGTTGCACAGGtttttttgattttttcaaTTGCTAACAGGGTGTGATTAATGGAAAAGGTCAAGAAACACTGATGTAAtaatatgacatcatagatttCCAATAGTCAGGTAAAGCCGACCGATTCAGTATGCAGAATATGTgcttgtttgtttaattttctttttccatttctattctatttaaaattaatatgatCCTTCATATGTGGTGTCACTGTTGTTGTATTCTATTAGATATGCAATTATAAAACATATCAGCTAACAACAttatgtttgatttttttacccgagatgacattttgttttatttatatctGATATGGTTATGGCTAAGTTCAGCACACATTTAGATGAAAGTTGGCTGTATGTAAAATTAAATACACAAAAATTTCCATGTCTGGAATTTGTAAACGATGACTTTATAACACAGTTCCCCAAGAGAACTGCAAATTTAAGGAATATTAATGATAATGAAATAGTCGTTAAAGACATTTACGTTTATATGAGGCGATAAAATCAATATGTCTTGAATGGAGGGTGACCCAAATCTCTCTAAATCCACTCTTTGTCGGCAAATTTCTATTTTAATCCTGCTGTAACTTTGAATTCAAATGTTGCTTGCTTTACCATATCCAACTCTTAAAGAGACTCAAGGCTAAATGTGCTGTTGTATTAACTGGATAGACACCTATAACCAGTCGGGTATGCCTCACCTCTGCAGAATGTATGCGAGTAATGTTTATTCCTTTTAGAATTCTTTCCATGAGTAAAACAAATCTACAAAAGTATGAAAGTAAATGAAATTGTCAATCTGTTAATCTGTCTGTATGTATGCCTTTACTTTCCTGTGATCATAGTAATTAATGATccagtccctccccccccctcccccactgcaCCTCACTCTCCCTCTTGCTGATGTTATATGGCAGTGGTGTAGATCTAGGATTTCACAGAGTAAGGAACCAGAACGGCAATAATTATTGGTAGAGtaccaccaaaaaacaaaacatcaattAAAAGCAATGACTAAAAATTTCTTTTGCTATGTAATGGTATAATGCAAGTGGCTGGAACTCAAAATTCAAGAGGTAGATTGACTTTGCTTTGAACCACACGTTTCGCATTGGTTTGatataaattatgtttcaaGCACATTTTTAGTGCCAAAAGTTCAGAAGATGGGGACCAGGGCCCCCACGGGATCCCCCTGTAGATCTGCCATGTAAGTTTAAAACT is a genomic window containing:
- the LOC139977491 gene encoding TBC1 domain family member 23-like encodes the protein MDDSDTEDTSWHEELAAALLENCDFGRLRNICNGRQIPQKFKAPAWKICLNVSNKADSLSSFDGIFDLQEQAQLRKDCKEFIDKFDNSEEEKLSLASDLESVITFYCKSKNVRYESHNGWLDILGPLVALRMEKSDLYNCFYALITKYIPRETEKESASFQLFRLLLMYHEPDMCNFLDTRKIFPDSYASSWFKSVFASSCGLEVIQPFWTLYLLQADPFLTFFLGVVILVNAKDHVQSLEDGSRQEIAESLASFPSQLEVDDIADFFSLAQYYASKTPQSFRRDYQAIFTSNISGSIEPIQHLQMALCLQVNPAELFQAILQGTGENVSYFVVDCRPADQYNKSHLATAFHLDSNLMLQQPQEFASAVKALFTAQKQSIDAESQAAGEHLCFLGTGQEEEDQYLHMVVANFLQKKTQYVSIVCGGYAALLKLLEKESEQILKSCIVRQPDAAGSDDSGTFSISSQFGDSPQKLSEKGAALMGRFTNTLKTKGGFMKDRMVEFIKNEAVEEERHVRSEDTGTRYRNMQSVFTIADDDEEGDNVSGGNLSSDEERRELVNTDVWLNKPDVLKYFKCQEVKASGHTYPGHLLLTCSHIYILREAKDRKTFSYIMARRPLREVVRITSKKRCAELITFRYGRVNKNNETIVYAIDRLYLPEAPDATKLIKQQIVTCIEGPEAIRKIDRREEQALEEANMKEKEEDATVSEEKPPQEVKEEDQEKEEEKEDEEKPEEAEEVIEDKEEKVKDELETIESEQS